One Corythoichthys intestinalis isolate RoL2023-P3 chromosome 9, ASM3026506v1, whole genome shotgun sequence DNA window includes the following coding sequences:
- the LOC130921299 gene encoding uncharacterized protein LOC130921299, which translates to MGCWLSGPWMGDPALGGGRSLAHLSQRDALRILAASQLPVTMQVKTQRGRSSIEADHRGAWEPLPLNLQHLNLPLTRMPAGLNAPSPTYQDRHYFGHLSLPQDHCDGGHYGYLPNSPRDTVEMSHQDPEMGGRRAKEQNCLMGCCNVNLDEPKGFHSQTDDDDFLLEKPLGFLPLHHELDSGLGWTDGSLHQGDLSGLETEEAGLEDCHSHGALGPGGCGSFGPGGGGSPSSESFISSELSDSGFYSVSTGEFRHFQRMLEKRMRLYNARLQHQGETCERRERRDSCPMSHRELLEAIPETLTMHPPCQRMQMGMEEATGAVLDVPNRGLFRVSSVQFHKADRPCLNRHSSSSGALFNPSHAHTSVPRMSGPVLSTCSTPSSHRRPLAPIQQPHHQGSSSMGMLRRSRTLHHRPPQQEYRRRASHPASPSYCAATLHYCGGVPPHGVLPPGLPEEGEMGADVMASPLSAQPHPVHIRVPSAHELQYNNNPNTHQDWWQQMSLMPDPLEAEQSEQMEREQMEKSLEREVQIQEEVDREMQRSRAAREQHLQGPAHLSQPGDVNDTWPKPASRQSQGNGGGARGLYSTLEVHMGATPTPAPDAKNDLSDPQPQPKVNPCPKPSTTTRVSRNQLLRDRASQLADERSGMSTDEETSADMLLGRYWSRTERREHFLLAREQKQQQARGGGASGPPRSPATETRAGGALTDARCNTVLEMSQRKLSRLRNRKMLDDWTTVEELLTHGTRHDHPMLCPSPLLTVTTV; encoded by the exons CTGGGTGGTGGGCGCAGCCTGGCGCACCTGAGTCAACGGGACGCGCTACGCATCCTGGCTGCAAGTCAGCTCCCTGTTACCATGCAGGTCAAGACTCAAAGGGGCCGTAGCAGCATTGAGGCGGACCACCGAGGCGCCTGGGAGCCTCTGCCCCTCAACCTACAGCACCTCAACCTGCCACTGACAAGGATGCCGGCAGGGCTCAATGCTCCCAGCCCCACTTATCAGGACAG ACATTATTTCGGCCACTTGTCTCTGCCGCAAGATCACTGCGATGGAGGACACTACGGCTACCTGCCTAACTCCCCAAGGGACACCGTGGAAATGAGCCACCAG GATCCGGAAATGGGCGGCCGGCGAGCCAAGGAGCAGAACTGCCTGATGGGATGCTGTAACGTCAATCTAGATGAGCCCAAAGGCTTTCACAGCCAG ACGGACGATGATGACTTCCTGTTGGAGAAGCCATTGGGCTTCCTGCCCCTCCACCATGAGCTGGACAGCGGCCTGGGCTGGACCGACGGTTCCCTCCACCAAGGGGACCTCTCCGGCTTAGAGACCGAGGAGGCCGGGCTGGAGGATTGCCACTCCCACGGCGCCTTGGGCCCTGGTGGCTGCGGGTCCTTCGGACCGGGTGGCGGCGGCTCGCCTTCCTCTGAGTCCTTCATCTCGTCAGAGCTTAGCGACTCGGGCTTCTATAGCGTCAGCACCGGCGAGTTCCGCCACTTCCAGAGGATGCTGGAGAAACGCATGCGGCTTTACAATGCCCGACTGCAGCACCAGGGGGAGACGTGCGAGAGGCGGGAGCGCCGCGACAGCTGCCCTATGAGCCACCGCGAGTTACTGGAGGCCATCCCTGAGACGCTGACCATGCATCCACCATGTCAGCGCATGCAAATGGGGATGGAGGAGGCCACCGGGGCGGTCTTGGACGTGCCGAACCGTGGACTTTTCAG GGTGTCATCAGTCCAATTCCACAAAGCAGACCGGCCCTGTCTAAACCGCCACAGCTCCAGCAGCGGCGCACTTTTCAACCCATCCCACGCCCACACATCCGTGCCCCGCATGAGCGGCCCAGTCCTCTCCACTTGCAGCACGCCCTCCAGCCACAGGAGACCATTAGCTCCCATACAGCAACCGCACCATCAGGGTTCCAGCTCAATGGGAATGCTGAGGAGAAGCCGTACCCTGCACCACCGCCCCCCGCAGCAAGAGTACCGTCGGAGGGCCAGCCACCCGGCCTCACCCTCCTATTGCGCGGCCACCCTGCATTACTGCGGAGGGGTCCCGCCTCATGGTGTCCTACCACCAGGGCTGCCAGAAGAGGGCGAAATGGGGGCGGATGTGATGGCCTCCCCGCTCTCAGCACAGCCACACCCAG TCCACATTCGGGTGCCCAGTGCTCACGAGCTGCAGTACAACAACAACCCCAACACCCACCAAGactggtggcagcaaatgagcttGATGCCCGACCCTCTTGAAGCAGAGCAGAGTGAGCAAATGGAGAGGGAGCAAATGGAGAAGAGTCTGGAAAGGGAAGTGCAGATTCAGGAGGAGGTTGACCGAGAAATGCAAAGGAGCCGGGCGGCAAGGGAGCAGCACCTGCAGGGGCCCGCCCATCTCAGCCAGCCGGGGGACGTCAACGACACCTGGCCCAAGCCGGCGAGCCGCCAATCCCAGGGTAATGGAGGAGGAGCCCGAGGCCTTTACAGTACCTTGGAGGTCCACATGGGAGCCACGCCAACACCCGCTCCAGATGCAAAGAACGACCTATCAGATCCACAGCCACAACCCAAAGTGAATCCTTGCCCTAAACCCAGCACAACAACTCGGGTGTCCAGGAACCAGCTCCTGAGGGACCGGGCGTCACAATTGGCCGACGAGCGCAGCGGGATGAGCACGGACGAGGAGACCAGCGCGGACATGCTGCTGGGTCGCTACTGGAGCCGGACGGAGAGGAGGGAACACTTTCTCCTGGCCCGAGAACAGAAGCAACAGCAGGCAAGGGGTGGGGGCGCGTCTGGCCCGCCACGCTCCCCTGCGACAGAGACCCGGGCCGGTGGCGCTTTGACGGACGCCCGGTGCAACACCGTGCTAGAGATGAGTCAGAGGAAGCTGAGTCGGCTGAGGAACCGGAAGATGTTGGACGACTGGACCACGGTGGAGGAGCTGCTGACTCACGGCACCAGGCACGACCACCCCATGCTGTGTCCCAGCCCCCTGCTCACGGTCACTACCGTTTAA